The following coding sequences lie in one Streptomyces xiamenensis genomic window:
- a CDS encoding diacylglycerol/lipid kinase family protein, protein MRALLVVNPVATTTSVRTREVLTHALASDLKLEVAATEHRGHARELARRAAEEESADIVIALGGDGTANEVVNGLLHHGPELDRLPRLAVLPGGSTNVFARALGLPNDAVEATGALLDALHNGSERTIGLGLASGTPDSRDAEVPRRWFTFCAGLGFDAGVVGRVERERERGKRSTHALYVRQALRTFVRHPHGERGPITLLRPGQDPVRELVLGIVCNTAPWTYLGNKPVYAAPRASFDTALDVMAISKMSSTGMTRYVTQLLRSSPERGPQGKHVVSLHDETEFTLQSQVPLPFQLDGDHLGVRTSVTFTGVRRALRVIV, encoded by the coding sequence ATGCGCGCGCTTCTCGTGGTCAATCCGGTCGCCACCACCACCAGTGTGCGGACCCGTGAAGTGCTCACGCACGCACTCGCCAGCGATCTGAAGCTGGAGGTCGCCGCCACCGAACACCGGGGCCACGCCAGGGAGCTGGCCCGGCGGGCGGCGGAGGAGGAGAGCGCGGACATCGTGATCGCGCTGGGCGGCGACGGTACCGCCAACGAGGTGGTGAACGGGCTGCTGCACCACGGCCCCGAGCTGGACCGGCTGCCGCGCCTCGCGGTGCTGCCGGGCGGTTCCACGAATGTCTTCGCGCGGGCGCTGGGGCTGCCCAACGACGCGGTGGAGGCCACCGGGGCGCTGCTGGACGCGCTGCACAACGGGTCCGAGCGCACGATCGGTCTCGGTCTGGCGTCCGGGACACCGGATTCGCGGGACGCGGAGGTGCCCAGGCGCTGGTTCACGTTCTGTGCGGGCCTGGGCTTCGACGCCGGCGTGGTGGGCCGGGTGGAGCGGGAACGGGAGCGCGGCAAGCGGTCCACGCACGCGCTGTACGTACGGCAGGCGCTGCGGACGTTCGTCCGGCATCCGCACGGGGAGCGGGGGCCGATCACCTTGCTGCGGCCGGGCCAGGACCCGGTGCGGGAACTGGTGTTGGGCATAGTGTGCAACACCGCGCCCTGGACGTATCTGGGCAACAAGCCGGTGTACGCGGCGCCGCGGGCGTCGTTCGACACCGCGCTGGACGTGATGGCGATCTCCAAGATGTCTTCGACGGGTATGACCCGATATGTCACACAGTTGCTGCGCTCCTCGCCCGAGCGCGGGCCGCAGGGCAAGCACGTGGTCTCCCTCCACGACGAGACGGAGTTCACCTTGCAATCGCAGGTGCCACTGCCGTTTCAGCTTGATGGTGACCATCTCGGGGTGCGCACGAGTGTGACCTTCACAGGCGTTCGCCGTGCACTGCGTGTGATTGTGTGA